The genomic region CAATTTTCTTTTTGTAATCCATAGCAGCTTTAGCCGCCATATCAATTGATGCTGCTTTTATTTCGGTAAGAAGGATGTCGGCTGATTTAAGTTGCTTTAAGTCATTCTTCAAGAGTTCCCGATTAGATAAATGAGTAGAAACCCCGGTTACTGTACAGTTATAGTTTTCCTCTAGCCACGCGCTTTGAGTTTTTATAACCTTTGCAGGTGAAGTAGTAGCTAAAAAGATTTTTTTATTTTTGAGATCTCCAAATGGTTCGGGGCGAAACACAGTGAATACAACTTCAACATCCGGATTTATTTGCTTTATAATAACCTCAATTGCTTTGATTTTTTCTTGATTTGCATTGGGCGGCTCACACATGGTCACAATTACCAGATCTGCTGTAATTAAACGGTAATCACCAAAATAAGTATTCAAATCTTCGATCTTTTGGTGGGCACCTGTTACAAGTATTTTTCCCCCGGTTTTAACTGGAGGAGTAGTAGGGCCTGATCCTTCCATAATAATTAAATCCTCCGGCAGATTGTTTGCAATATTTACTCCTTCACTTACATTTGAAATAAAAGGATTACCCGCAAATCCGCCTCCACACCGCCGGCAACCAATGGTGGTAGTGTTGGATAAAACGGCATTTTCCCAATAGTCAGAAGCTGCATGATGCCCTTTTGCAGCAAAATCCAACAAATATTCCGGTGTGATTTTAATTTTATTTGGAAATACAACCTGAGGTTCTGACGGTCCGCCTCTGCCCATTGCTACAACAGCAGGAGATATGTCATGGCGTTTTAAAATTCGTGCTAATGTGATACTTACTGCTGTTTTTCCAACTCTCTTCCCGGTTCCCTGAATAGTTATTGACGGTTTAGTTAAAATATTTGAATTGGCGGGAGGGGTAAATATGAAATCTGCACCTGCATAAGTGATTTCATGAGCCAAGAGGATGGAAGCAATCTTAAAACGTGTTTGCGAATCTAGGATTGGCATGTCTGATAAATCAATGACAAGATCC from Gracilimonas sp. harbors:
- a CDS encoding 2,3-diphosphoglycerate synthetase, encoding MAEGIDWLNSLSIINKKRILCLVDGEHHPPVTEWALNSIKRKGGKISGLVFTGGTEKIKGNNSDSIFSISCPYYASEKNKSSTTLASLVHQAVEEVSPDLVIDLSDMPILDSQTRFKIASILLAHEITYAGADFIFTPPANSNILTKPSITIQGTGKRVGKTAVSITLARILKRHDISPAVVAMGRGGPSEPQVVFPNKIKITPEYLLDFAAKGHHAASDYWENAVLSNTTTIGCRRCGGGFAGNPFISNVSEGVNIANNLPEDLIIMEGSGPTTPPVKTGGKILVTGAHQKIEDLNTYFGDYRLITADLVIVTMCEPPNANQEKIKAIEVIIKQINPDVEVVFTVFRPEPFGDLKNKKIFLATTSPAKVIKTQSAWLEENYNCTVTGVSTHLSNRELLKNDLKQLKSADILLTEIKAASIDMAAKAAMDYKKKIVFLHNQLVLKENNTKNLDDIMLDLCKKLTLH